Proteins encoded by one window of Enterobacter pseudoroggenkampii:
- a CDS encoding LysR family transcriptional regulator: protein MSDPDFNLLVALDVLLAEASVAGAARRLSLSTSAMSRTLSRLREVTGDPILVRAGRHMVLTPWAEATRDRARSAVHEARAVLQPSTDTLKVESLERLFTIRANDGFVVAFGPLLIAAVASVAPGVCIRFSPKPEKTSRYLREGLVDLEIGVQGNMGPEIRLQRLFQDRFVGAVRKGHPLSEQPEVSLSDYVAWGHVVASPDGSLHGFVDEALAERGMKRKVASVVPGFPTALSVALASDLIAMVPALYLLNQAMTERVHVFELPFKTRTITVSQMWHPRMERDPAHRWLREKVLEVCRDVC from the coding sequence GCGGCGCGACGTTTGAGCCTGAGCACCTCCGCCATGAGCCGCACCCTGAGCCGGCTGCGGGAGGTGACCGGCGATCCTATTCTGGTACGGGCCGGTCGTCATATGGTGCTGACGCCCTGGGCCGAAGCCACCCGGGACCGCGCCAGAAGCGCCGTGCACGAGGCGAGGGCGGTGCTGCAGCCCTCCACCGACACGCTGAAGGTGGAAAGCCTTGAACGACTGTTCACCATCCGGGCTAACGACGGTTTTGTGGTGGCGTTTGGGCCTCTGCTCATTGCTGCGGTGGCGAGCGTCGCGCCCGGGGTGTGCATCCGCTTCTCACCGAAACCGGAAAAAACGTCGCGCTACTTGCGTGAGGGGCTGGTCGACCTGGAGATCGGCGTGCAGGGCAATATGGGGCCTGAAATACGGCTGCAAAGGCTCTTTCAGGATCGGTTTGTTGGCGCGGTGCGTAAGGGGCATCCGCTGTCAGAGCAGCCGGAGGTCAGCCTGAGTGACTATGTCGCCTGGGGGCATGTGGTGGCCTCGCCGGACGGATCGCTGCACGGGTTTGTCGATGAGGCGCTGGCGGAGCGCGGGATGAAGCGCAAGGTCGCCAGCGTGGTGCCTGGATTCCCGACGGCGTTATCCGTGGCGCTGGCGTCCGATCTGATTGCCATGGTGCCGGCGTTATATCTGCTCAATCAGGCGATGACCGAGCGCGTGCACGTCTTTGAACTGCCCTTTAAGACCCGGACCATAACGGTTTCACAGATGTGGCATCCGCGCATGGAGAGGGACCCGGCGCACCGGTGGCTCAGGGAAAAGGTCCTTGAGGTGTGCCGTGATGTTTGCTGA
- a CDS encoding Cu(+)/Ag(+) sensor histidine kinase has product MHVKLPRRPFSLALRLTFLISLSTILAFFAFTWFMLHSVEKHFAEQDISDLQQISTAMHRILQSPADPDQKKISKIKESIASYRNVAVLLLDPQGNTLFSSAQGAALRPAMNTANFSEHRRAQDVFLWTVEDPANPMHAGSDMKMETYRIIASSGTATLQGKTQDYVMLIGLSINFHLHYLEALKKNLLAIAAVISLLIILVIRIAVRQGHLPLRNVSNAIKNITSENLDARLEPSRVPVELEQLVISFNQMIEKIEDVFTRQANFSADIAHEIRTPITNLVTQTEIALSQNRTPKELEDVLYSSLEEYNRMTRMVSDMLFLAQADNNQLIPDRVMFDLSAEVMKVFDFFEAWAEERHIALKFNGMPCLIEGDPQMFRRAINNLLSNALRYTPAGKTVTVTLRKQDNDVELVTENPGTPIPQAHLPKLFDRFYRVDPSRQRKGEGSGIGLAIVKSIVTAHQGKVRVESDAVSTRFILTVPGKVL; this is encoded by the coding sequence ATGCACGTTAAGCTTCCCCGGCGCCCCTTTTCTCTTGCCCTGCGGCTGACCTTTCTTATCAGTCTCTCCACTATACTGGCCTTTTTCGCCTTTACCTGGTTTATGCTCCATTCCGTTGAAAAGCATTTCGCCGAGCAGGATATCAGCGATCTGCAGCAAATCAGTACTGCGATGCACCGCATACTGCAATCACCGGCCGATCCCGATCAAAAGAAAATCAGCAAGATTAAAGAGTCGATCGCCAGCTACCGCAACGTGGCCGTCCTGCTTCTGGATCCGCAGGGCAATACCCTGTTCAGCTCGGCGCAAGGGGCGGCTTTGCGCCCGGCAATGAACACGGCGAACTTTAGCGAACACCGTCGCGCACAGGATGTGTTTCTCTGGACGGTAGAAGACCCGGCCAACCCCATGCACGCCGGGTCCGACATGAAAATGGAAACCTACCGGATTATCGCCTCTTCAGGCACGGCGACGCTGCAGGGAAAAACCCAGGACTACGTCATGCTGATCGGGCTCTCCATTAATTTTCATCTCCACTATCTTGAAGCGCTGAAAAAGAATCTCCTGGCGATTGCAGCGGTTATCAGCCTGCTGATTATCCTTGTCATTCGCATCGCGGTGCGCCAGGGACATTTGCCTCTGCGTAACGTCAGCAACGCCATAAAAAACATCACCTCTGAAAATCTGGATGCACGACTGGAGCCGTCCCGCGTACCCGTTGAGCTGGAGCAGCTGGTCATCTCCTTCAACCAGATGATCGAAAAGATTGAAGATGTCTTTACCCGTCAGGCTAACTTTTCCGCCGACATCGCGCACGAAATCAGAACCCCCATCACCAACCTGGTGACGCAAACGGAAATCGCGCTGAGTCAGAACCGCACTCCGAAGGAGCTGGAGGATGTGTTGTACTCCAGCCTGGAAGAGTACAACCGGATGACCCGCATGGTCAGCGACATGCTTTTCCTGGCGCAGGCGGATAACAATCAGCTCATCCCTGACCGGGTGATGTTTGATTTAAGCGCCGAGGTCATGAAAGTGTTTGATTTCTTCGAAGCCTGGGCGGAAGAACGTCACATCGCGCTGAAGTTTAACGGGATGCCCTGCCTGATAGAAGGCGATCCGCAGATGTTCAGAAGGGCCATAAATAATCTGTTATCCAACGCCCTGCGCTATACACCAGCGGGCAAAACGGTGACGGTCACACTGCGAAAACAGGATAACGACGTTGAGCTGGTGACAGAAAACCCCGGCACGCCGATCCCGCAGGCGCATCTGCCGAAGCTGTTTGACCGTTTTTATCGCGTCGATCCGTCCAGGCAGCGTAAAGGCGAAGGCAGCGGAATTGGGCTTGCTATCGTGAAGTCCATTGTCACCGCACATCAGGGAAAAGTCCGCGTGGAATCGGATGCGGTGTCGACGCGCTTCATCCTCACCGTGCCGGGGAAAGTGCTCTGA